The following proteins are encoded in a genomic region of Streptococcus sp. 29892:
- the rsgA gene encoding ribosome small subunit-dependent GTPase A — translation MQGRIIKALAGFYYVEADGQIYQTRARGNFRKKGQTPYVGDFVDFSAEENSEGYILKIHERKNSLVRPPIVNIDQAVVIMSAKEPDFNANLLDRFLVLLEQKDMDPVIYISKMDLVEDRTEMDDFKAIYEKIGYPFVYSLEELTPLLQDKVTVFMGQTGVGKSTLLNRIAPELALETGAISDSLGRGRHTTRAVSFYNVFGGKIADTPGFSSLDYEVKEAEALTDCFPEIAEGSQDCKFRTCTHTHEPDCAVKEAVASSAISQSRFDNYLQFLSEIQNQRETYTKVSKKFK, via the coding sequence TTGCAAGGAAGAATTATCAAGGCCTTGGCTGGTTTTTACTATGTTGAGGCAGATGGACAGATTTATCAAACCAGAGCCAGAGGAAATTTTCGTAAGAAGGGACAAACGCCCTATGTGGGTGATTTTGTGGACTTTTCGGCTGAGGAAAATTCAGAAGGCTATATTTTAAAAATCCACGAGAGAAAGAATAGTTTGGTTCGACCTCCTATCGTCAATATCGATCAAGCGGTGGTTATCATGTCAGCCAAGGAACCTGATTTTAATGCCAATCTACTGGATCGTTTCCTAGTTCTCCTTGAACAAAAGGATATGGACCCAGTTATTTACATCTCTAAGATGGACTTGGTAGAAGACAGGACAGAAATGGATGACTTCAAGGCTATTTATGAGAAAATTGGCTATCCTTTTGTCTATAGTTTGGAGGAATTGACGCCACTATTGCAGGATAAGGTGACGGTCTTTATGGGGCAGACAGGGGTTGGCAAATCGACTCTACTCAATCGCATTGCGCCAGAATTAGCCTTGGAAACAGGGGCAATTTCAGATAGTCTGGGGCGTGGTCGCCATACCACTCGTGCGGTCAGCTTCTACAATGTCTTCGGTGGGAAAATTGCGGATACGCCAGGTTTCTCATCCCTAGACTATGAAGTCAAGGAGGCGGAGGCTCTGACAGATTGTTTCCCAGAGATTGCGGAAGGCAGTCAGGACTGTAAATTTAGGACCTGTACCCACACACACGAGCCGGATTGTGCAGTCAAGGAAGCTGTTGCCAGCTCTGCCATTTCCCAAAGTCGCTTTGACAATTACCTCCAATTCCTCAGCGAAATCCAAAATCAGCGTGAAACCTATACCAAGGTTAGTAAGAAATTCAAATAG
- a CDS encoding DUF4176 domain-containing protein: MLPIGRVVYLQEGSQKLMIISRGVVVKEEGENVLFDYSASLYPLG; this comes from the coding sequence ATGTTACCAATTGGACGTGTAGTATATTTACAAGAAGGAAGCCAAAAGTTAATGATTATTAGCCGAGGTGTAGTTGTGAAAGAAGAGGGGGAAAATGTGCTATTTGATTACTCTGCCTCGCTTTATCCGCTGGGCTAA
- a CDS encoding YwqH-like family protein, translating to MARCNQRISTTNSQISSTESTIASYKTKLEALKKAYEAMKTTRSDFKDKKKSLSQLQRSADTSWSGNLL from the coding sequence ATTGCTCGTTGTAACCAACGGATATCAACTACTAATAGTCAGATTTCAAGTACAGAATCAACAATTGCCAGTTACAAAACAAAGCTAGAAGCACTTAAAAAAGCTTATGAAGCTATGAAGACGACAAGATCTGATTTTAAGGATAAAAAGAAATCATTGAGTCAATTACAGAGGAGCGCGGACACGAGTTGGTCTGGAAACTTATTATGA
- a CDS encoding 3'-5' exoribonuclease YhaM family protein, which yields MKINQMKKDEFFEGFYLIKTAEVRQTRAGKDYLALTFQDDTGEIEGKVWDAQPGKIKDFTAGTVVHMQGRREVYNNTPQVNQLVLRLPKAGEPNDPADFKEKPPVDVKDTKEYLSQMIFRIENATWQRIVRALYSKYDKEFYSYPAAKTNHHAFYSGLSFHTATMVRLADKIGDIYPQLNKSLLFAGIMLHDLAKVIELTGPDNTGYTVRGNLIGHISLIDEEITKVLMELGIDDSKEEVTVLRHVILSHHGLLEYGSPVRPQIMEAEILHMIDNIDAEMMMMLSALDKVGPGEMTNRIFAMDNRAFYKPNID from the coding sequence ATGAAAATTAACCAAATGAAAAAAGATGAATTCTTCGAAGGATTCTATCTGATCAAGACAGCTGAAGTCCGTCAAACACGAGCTGGCAAAGACTACCTAGCTCTGACCTTCCAAGATGATACGGGCGAGATTGAAGGCAAGGTCTGGGATGCCCAACCAGGGAAAATCAAAGACTTTACTGCTGGAACAGTAGTTCACATGCAGGGACGCCGTGAAGTTTACAACAACACCCCCCAGGTCAATCAACTGGTTCTTCGTTTGCCAAAAGCTGGTGAGCCAAATGATCCTGCTGATTTCAAGGAAAAACCACCTGTTGATGTCAAGGACACCAAGGAATACTTGAGCCAGATGATTTTCCGCATTGAAAATGCCACTTGGCAGCGGATTGTCCGTGCTCTCTACAGCAAGTACGACAAGGAATTTTATTCCTATCCAGCGGCCAAGACCAATCACCACGCCTTCTATTCAGGTTTGTCCTTCCATACAGCGACCATGGTCCGTTTGGCAGATAAAATTGGTGACATTTATCCTCAGCTCAACAAGAGCCTGCTTTTCGCAGGGATTATGCTTCATGACCTAGCCAAGGTGATTGAACTGACAGGTCCTGATAACACTGGCTACACTGTCCGTGGCAATCTGATTGGGCACATTTCCCTGATTGATGAAGAGATTACCAAGGTCTTGATGGAATTGGGCATTGACGATAGCAAGGAAGAAGTGACTGTTCTGCGCCACGTCATCCTCAGCCACCACGGTTTGCTGGAGTATGGAAGCCCTGTCCGTCCGCAGATTATGGAGGCGGAAATCCTCCACATGATTGACAACATCGATGCGGAAATGATGATGATGCTATCGGCCTTGGACAAGGTCGGCCCAGGCGAGATGACCAACCGTATCTTTGCCATGGATAACCGCGCCTTCTATAAGCCCAACATCGACTGA
- a CDS encoding DNA recombination protein RmuC encodes MDIVLLILLILVLLALVFLYGKWQSLALLLQDQAEDTADNLSDQLSYQLENATLKQQQAIHQEVERLRTELYQQLTDIRQELNKGHLENRDATDRRLQAIQESNEKRLEEMRQTVEEKLEKTLQTRLQASFETVSKQLESVNRGLGEMQTVARDVGSLNKVLSGTKTRGIMGELQLGQIIEDILTPSQYEREFATVSGSNERVEYAVKLPGRTEGDYIYLPIDSKFPLADYYRLEDAYESGDKDQIDLHRKNLLAAIKRFAKDIQSKYLNPPETTNFGVLFLPTEGLYSEVVRNPIFFDELRRQENIVVAGPTTLSALLNSLSVGFKTLNIQRSADDISKVLGNVKLEFGKFSDLLVKAQKQLNQASSNIDKLLTTRTNAIERSLRTIDLYEDDQTKGLLGLSPLDEEDNEN; translated from the coding sequence ATGGATATTGTACTACTTATTTTGCTGATACTGGTCTTGCTTGCCTTGGTTTTTCTTTATGGAAAATGGCAGAGCTTGGCCCTGCTTTTGCAAGATCAAGCCGAAGATACTGCAGACAACTTGTCTGACCAGCTCAGCTATCAACTAGAAAATGCAACTCTCAAACAGCAGCAGGCCATTCATCAGGAAGTGGAACGACTCCGCACGGAGCTTTACCAACAGCTAACCGACATCCGTCAAGAGCTGAATAAGGGCCACTTGGAAAATCGAGATGCCACCGATCGCCGTTTGCAGGCCATTCAGGAGTCCAATGAAAAACGCCTGGAAGAAATGCGGCAGACGGTTGAGGAAAAACTGGAGAAAACCCTGCAAACCCGCCTACAAGCCTCCTTTGAAACGGTGTCCAAGCAGTTGGAATCGGTCAATCGTGGTCTGGGCGAAATGCAGACGGTGGCGCGTGATGTGGGCAGTCTTAACAAGGTCCTGTCTGGCACTAAAACCCGTGGCATCATGGGCGAATTGCAGCTGGGACAGATTATCGAGGATATTTTGACACCTAGCCAATATGAGCGAGAGTTTGCCACGGTTTCAGGCTCGAATGAGCGCGTGGAGTATGCGGTCAAGCTACCGGGACGGACCGAGGGAGATTATATCTACTTGCCAATCGATTCCAAGTTTCCGCTGGCGGACTATTATCGCTTGGAAGATGCCTACGAAAGTGGGGACAAGGACCAGATTGACCTCCACCGCAAAAATCTCTTAGCGGCTATTAAACGTTTTGCCAAGGACATTCAGAGCAAGTACCTCAATCCGCCTGAAACCACTAATTTTGGCGTCTTGTTTTTGCCAACCGAAGGGCTTTATTCAGAAGTGGTCCGCAATCCGATTTTCTTTGATGAGCTTCGCCGTCAGGAAAATATCGTAGTAGCTGGACCCACCACACTTTCTGCCCTGCTTAATTCGCTCTCCGTCGGCTTTAAGACCCTCAATATTCAACGGTCGGCCGATGATATTTCCAAGGTCTTGGGCAATGTCAAGCTGGAATTTGGCAAGTTTTCTGACCTCTTGGTCAAGGCTCAGAAACAGCTCAATCAGGCCAGCAGCAATATTGACAAACTCCTAACCACTCGCACCAACGCTATCGAGCGTAGTCTTCGTACCATTGACCTGTACGAAGATGATCAAACCAAGGGACTGCTTGGCCTGTCCCCATTAGATGAGGAAGATAATGAAAATTAA
- a CDS encoding DUF4176 domain-containing protein: MKKYLPIGSVVQLKNGNRKIMIINRFPLFRRENEVGYDTIKDGAYKLVDLGEQLVENTGKAIESAWNDLKSVGQNVSDYFNSNSKMLASWFGG, translated from the coding sequence ATGAAGAAATATTTACCAATTGGCTCAGTGGTTCAGCTCAAGAATGGGAATAGGAAAATTATGATTATTAATCGGTTCCCACTTTTTAGAAGAGAGAATGAAGTTGGCTATGATACTATTAAGGATGGAGCTTATAAATTAGTCGATCTAGGTGAGCAATTAGTAGAAAATACAGGAAAAGCAATAGAGTCGGCTTGGAATGATCTGAAATCGGTTGGTCAGAATGTATCTGATTATTTCAACTCAAATTCGAAAATGCTTGCGTCCTGGTTTGGAGGGTAA
- a CDS encoding DUF4176 domain-containing protein — translation MLPIGSVVYLQEGSQKLMIISRGVIVKEEGENVLFNYSASLYPLGVNPDKTYYFNQENIDKVIFEGYKDEEEVRFQELYTKWLETDGAEYPKGKVPKNKD, via the coding sequence ATGTTACCAATTGGAAGTGTAGTATATTTACAAGAAGGAAGCCAAAAGTTAATGATAATTAGCCGGGGTGTAATTGTGAAAGAAGAGGGGGAAAATGTGCTATTTAATTACTCTGCCTCGCTTTATCCGCTGGGAGTAAATCCTGATAAAACGTATTATTTTAACCAAGAAAATATTGACAAAGTTATTTTTGAGGGTTATAAGGATGAGGAAGAAGTGCGTTTTCAAGAATTATATACCAAATGGTTGGAAACAGATGGAGCTGAATATCCTAAAGGGAAAGTTCCAAAAAATAAAGATTAA
- a CDS encoding DUF443 family protein produces the protein MELKFRNSNLARYNIVEYQGRKYIMDLHSMKGKCYYAGLLPKEISVQMTEVSLDDVSFERKGTPKFSTGLIVAVVQPFVKLLYDMMERTFIRYNIEQQMVIKTSLFLLPLIISYLVVQYYLFSSGRIAEQRLQNYTKKMQVSFTPNGKRMFGWQLLILINLVIFGFYMLQNTSGSGTFLIINGIVTTLMLLGFIAMSPVSTPYRNGELILTNISEVSD, from the coding sequence ATGGAATTAAAATTTAGAAATTCAAATTTAGCGAGATATAATATTGTTGAGTATCAGGGACGAAAGTATATTATGGACCTGCATTCAATGAAAGGGAAATGCTACTATGCAGGACTTCTACCAAAAGAAATCTCTGTTCAGATGACAGAAGTTAGTTTAGATGATGTGTCGTTTGAACGTAAAGGAACACCCAAGTTTAGCACCGGTTTGATTGTTGCTGTAGTTCAACCTTTTGTAAAGCTTTTGTATGATATGATGGAGAGAACATTCATCAGATACAATATCGAACAACAGATGGTGATTAAGACAAGTTTATTCTTACTTCCTCTTATAATATCTTACTTAGTTGTTCAATATTATCTTTTTAGCAGTGGTCGCATTGCCGAGCAACGATTGCAAAATTATACTAAGAAAATGCAAGTATCATTTACTCCGAATGGGAAGAGGATGTTTGGTTGGCAACTTTTGATTTTGATCAATCTTGTAATTTTTGGATTTTACATGCTTCAAAATACTAGTGGATCAGGAACATTTTTAATCATAAATGGGATAGTAACGACGTTGATGTTGCTAGGTTTTATTGCAATGTCACCAGTCAGCACTCCGTATCGGAATGGTGAGCTAATTTTAACAAATATTTCGGAAGTAAGTGATTAG
- a CDS encoding DUF3592 domain-containing protein produces MKESTLGYVILTFVCWLLGLVFFYNWWRQVTIRDKSSVKIKGIVIGHKMFQRFHTPIVEYYVDGKRYRQHLRYYMRYIDKGNVYFTYETEEELKREILKDRLTIYANGLKCDYRKHWPVGSTMAVYYNPKNPKLAYVERYAGTIHYFRNLTILIFVVWLLAMSIIYFFAG; encoded by the coding sequence ATGAAAGAATCAACTTTGGGCTATGTTATTTTAACATTCGTATGTTGGCTTCTAGGTTTAGTCTTTTTCTACAACTGGTGGCGCCAAGTGACAATTAGAGATAAGAGTTCGGTAAAAATCAAAGGGATTGTCATTGGTCATAAAATGTTTCAACGATTTCATACACCGATAGTTGAATACTATGTTGATGGAAAGAGGTACAGACAACACTTACGTTACTATATGCGTTATATCGATAAAGGTAATGTTTACTTTACCTATGAAACAGAAGAAGAACTGAAGCGAGAAATACTAAAAGATAGATTAACAATCTATGCAAATGGTTTAAAATGCGATTATAGAAAACATTGGCCTGTTGGCTCGACTATGGCAGTTTACTATAACCCCAAAAATCCTAAATTGGCCTATGTTGAGCGGTATGCAGGAACGATACATTATTTCCGTAATCTAACTATACTAATCTTTGTAGTTTGGCTTCTTGCTATGTCAATTATTTACTTCTTTGCGGGATAA
- the rpe gene encoding ribulose-phosphate 3-epimerase, producing MSHYKIAPSILAADYANFEKELKRIEQTGVEYVHIDIMDGHFVPNISFGADVVAAMRPHSKLVFDCHLMVSNPENHIESFARAGADILTIHAEATVHLHGTLQKIRAAGMKVGVVINPGTPLVTIEPVLNLVDQVLLMTVNPGFGGQAYIPEVAEKIEALVKLREAKGLNFDIEVDGGIDDKTIHSAKNAGANVFVAGSYLFKGDLDANVAKLRAALND from the coding sequence ATGTCACATTATAAGATTGCACCGTCTATTTTGGCGGCAGATTATGCAAATTTTGAAAAAGAGCTCAAGCGTATTGAGCAGACAGGTGTGGAATACGTTCATATTGATATTATGGATGGTCATTTTGTGCCAAATATCAGCTTTGGTGCGGATGTGGTTGCGGCTATGCGTCCTCATAGCAAGCTGGTCTTCGATTGCCACCTCATGGTGTCCAATCCTGAAAACCATATCGAAAGCTTCGCCCGCGCTGGTGCGGATATCTTGACTATTCACGCAGAAGCAACGGTTCACTTGCATGGGACCCTGCAAAAAATCCGTGCTGCCGGTATGAAGGTGGGTGTGGTGATCAATCCAGGCACTCCTCTTGTGACCATTGAGCCTGTGCTCAACTTGGTGGATCAGGTTCTGCTCATGACGGTCAACCCAGGTTTTGGTGGTCAGGCCTACATTCCAGAAGTGGCTGAGAAGATTGAGGCCTTGGTCAAACTTCGTGAAGCCAAGGGCTTGAACTTTGACATCGAAGTGGACGGCGGGATTGACGACAAGACCATTCATTCAGCCAAAAATGCGGGTGCCAATGTCTTTGTGGCAGGGTCCTATCTCTTCAAAGGCGATTTGGATGCCAACGTTGCCAAATTGAGAGCTGCCCTCAATGACTAA
- a CDS encoding aminoglycoside phosphotransferase family protein, translated as MAVGIVSRQPLTKGWSSDRKHKVQLEDGRLGLLRIAERPAYEAKRLEFQLVEKLFGLSLPVAEPIAFWTDEKSVHSLYEWIEGQDMNDLATSLSEQTLYELGCQSGQFLRTLHALPIDQSQRDWNNYYQAKIDNKLAAYQAASHSYPNGQAMIDFVQANRHLLAGRPIAYHHGDFHTGNFLRGQDGRLKILDFDRYDIGDPWEEFNRLIFTADLSPAFARGQVEAYFEGVIPEEFWRLLALYLTVNSLGALSWAEQVDPLQIPLMKEQADAVWTWYQGYSRLQPSWYL; from the coding sequence ATGGCAGTTGGGATTGTATCTCGACAGCCCCTCACCAAAGGTTGGTCCTCGGACCGAAAGCATAAGGTCCAGCTAGAAGATGGTCGCCTTGGTCTTTTGAGAATAGCAGAGCGACCAGCCTATGAGGCTAAGCGATTAGAGTTTCAGTTAGTTGAAAAACTGTTTGGTCTAAGTTTGCCTGTGGCAGAGCCAATCGCCTTTTGGACAGATGAGAAGTCGGTCCATAGCCTCTATGAATGGATAGAAGGTCAGGATATGAATGACTTGGCTACCAGTCTGTCAGAACAAACCTTATATGAACTGGGCTGTCAGTCAGGTCAGTTCTTGCGAACCTTACATGCCTTGCCTATTGACCAAAGCCAACGGGACTGGAACAACTACTATCAGGCTAAGATTGACAATAAATTAGCTGCCTACCAAGCAGCTAGTCATTCCTATCCAAATGGTCAAGCTATGATAGACTTTGTTCAGGCCAATCGTCACTTGCTGGCAGGAAGACCAATTGCCTACCATCATGGTGATTTTCATACAGGGAACTTTCTACGGGGCCAGGATGGAAGACTGAAAATTTTAGACTTTGATCGCTACGATATAGGAGATCCTTGGGAAGAGTTTAATCGATTGATTTTCACGGCAGACTTGTCGCCAGCCTTTGCGCGTGGTCAGGTGGAAGCCTACTTTGAAGGAGTTATTCCAGAGGAATTTTGGAGGCTTTTAGCCCTTTATCTGACCGTGAACAGTCTAGGGGCTCTTTCTTGGGCGGAACAGGTGGATCCCCTCCAAATCCCCTTGATGAAAGAACAGGCTGATGCTGTTTGGACTTGGTATCAAGGCTATAGCAGGCTTCAACCATCATGGTATTTGTGA
- a CDS encoding thiamine diphosphokinase: protein MTKVAVIAGGSFDCLPEPADLYVGVDAGSLRLLDHSLPLDWAIGDFDSVTPEELGRIREMAERFLQAPAEKADTDLELALKEIFKAYPQAQVRIYGALGGRMDHMMSNLFLPAEPDLAAYMEQIELVDSQNIVRFRPAGQHRLSPIAGMKYISFMPSDQSRLTIRHAKYPLDASNYFFKKCYASNEFIDRDIDIQLDQGYVVLIYSKDKD from the coding sequence ATGACTAAGGTTGCTGTCATTGCAGGCGGTTCCTTTGACTGCCTTCCTGAGCCTGCCGACCTCTATGTGGGGGTAGATGCAGGCTCTCTTCGTCTTCTGGACCATTCCCTGCCTCTTGACTGGGCTATCGGTGATTTTGACTCGGTGACACCTGAAGAATTAGGGCGGATCAGGGAGATGGCAGAGCGGTTTCTGCAAGCTCCTGCTGAAAAAGCTGATACAGACTTGGAGCTGGCTTTAAAGGAAATCTTCAAGGCCTATCCGCAGGCTCAGGTTCGTATATACGGAGCCTTGGGTGGTCGCATGGATCACATGATGAGCAATCTCTTCTTGCCTGCTGAGCCAGACTTGGCAGCCTATATGGAGCAGATTGAATTGGTGGACAGTCAGAACATCGTCCGTTTTCGACCTGCAGGTCAGCACCGTTTGTCACCGATTGCTGGTATGAAGTACATTTCCTTTATGCCGTCGGACCAGAGTCGCCTGACCATTCGTCATGCCAAGTACCCGCTGGATGCCAGTAATTATTTTTTCAAAAAATGCTATGCTTCTAACGAATTTATAGATAGGGACATAGACATTCAACTGGATCAGGGCTACGTGGTCCTGATCTACAGTAAGGACAAGGATTAG
- the purR gene encoding pur operon repressor: MKLRRSERMVVISNYLINHPYELTSLNTFAEKYESAKSSISEDIAIIKKAFEESSIGQIETITGASGGVVFTPSISKEESIEIAQALRDQMAESNRILPGGYIYSSDLLSTPHVLKNVGRIIANAFKEEKIDAVMTVATKGVPLANAVANVLNVPFVIVRRDLKITEGSTVSVNYVSGSSDRIEKMFLSKRSLKAGSRVLIVDDFLKNGGTINGMISLLSEFDSTLVGVAVFAENQKGDRNVANYKSLLAVTDINVKENRVDVELGNIFE, translated from the coding sequence ATGAAATTAAGAAGAAGTGAACGAATGGTTGTTATCTCTAACTACCTCATCAATCACCCTTACGAATTAACAAGCTTGAATACCTTTGCGGAAAAGTATGAGTCTGCTAAGTCTTCAATTTCAGAAGATATTGCAATTATTAAAAAAGCCTTTGAAGAAAGTTCGATTGGTCAGATTGAAACCATTACTGGTGCCAGTGGAGGTGTTGTGTTCACGCCGTCTATTTCTAAGGAAGAGTCCATCGAGATTGCTCAGGCTCTTCGTGACCAGATGGCTGAAAGTAACCGAATTTTGCCAGGTGGTTATATTTACTCATCTGACCTTCTTTCAACACCTCATGTCTTGAAAAACGTTGGTCGTATTATTGCCAATGCTTTTAAGGAAGAAAAGATTGATGCTGTCATGACGGTTGCAACAAAAGGTGTTCCTTTAGCCAATGCCGTTGCCAATGTACTCAATGTTCCATTTGTTATTGTTCGTCGTGACCTCAAGATTACAGAGGGTTCAACCGTTTCTGTCAACTATGTGTCAGGATCTAGCGACCGCATTGAGAAAATGTTCCTATCCAAGCGTAGCTTGAAGGCAGGAAGTCGTGTCTTGATTGTCGATGATTTCTTGAAAAATGGTGGTACCATCAATGGTATGATCAGCCTCTTGTCTGAGTTTGACTCAACTTTAGTAGGTGTAGCCGTCTTTGCGGAAAACCAAAAAGGTGATCGCAACGTTGCCAACTACAAATCCCTTCTAGCTGTGACGGACATTAATGTCAAAGAAAATCGCGTGGACGTTGAGTTGGGTAATATTTTTGAGTAA
- a CDS encoding T7SS effector LXG polymorphic toxin, producing MVKMNLPSSDTQAASFGQVVASRIGAYESAMQALVSFIDATGLSGQAYKNAKDYATSTLLPLLKAAILYEESLSEAVKRLPSDYRATEYLEGKSLDSDVLEAELARLESVGMRLEGSIDRALEMARDYPDYEWHAHSMMRQLHQVIDRKNKVRRQLQALLAFNERSSGFFSGIGDLETQLSQGIAQVGSDMSNFSGSFPSGLSPVWVSKVNQKWNDRVKRMRDTSSPADFRKLEEREADYELVNVKFQSVFEKAQKGFSLIDEDIQAVEKYLEKYPQAKIPEHLQDAIIRFEKQKENQMTVEEKIEDATHGAVTDVSLGGLSYLLTKENGLASKIGYSLGTIFDDAAGPIARSTNDAIRASYTGAINTVGDAIGSTVFGATIGSVIGMMQGDSSGQAIAGSVMTTVTSVVVGQGITLGLYSIGLIANATPVGWAAIGIGVAAGAISSWLYNSDFMGMRSVAQDWGENMDETFSNIGTAFKNVGDFLWGN from the coding sequence ATGGTTAAGATGAATCTACCTAGCTCGGACACACAGGCAGCTTCCTTCGGTCAGGTAGTGGCCTCTCGGATAGGGGCATATGAGTCAGCTATGCAGGCTCTTGTTTCTTTTATAGATGCGACTGGCCTATCTGGTCAAGCTTATAAAAATGCCAAAGACTATGCGACGAGCACTCTTTTGCCTCTGCTTAAAGCAGCGATTCTCTACGAGGAATCTTTGAGCGAGGCGGTTAAGCGCCTCCCTTCCGACTATCGGGCTACCGAATACCTGGAAGGGAAAAGTCTCGATTCGGATGTATTGGAAGCAGAGTTAGCTCGTTTGGAGTCGGTAGGCATGCGTCTGGAGGGGTCGATTGATCGAGCTTTGGAGATGGCTCGTGACTATCCTGATTATGAGTGGCATGCCCATTCCATGATGCGCCAGCTCCACCAGGTTATAGACCGTAAGAACAAGGTTCGACGCCAACTTCAAGCCTTGCTTGCCTTTAATGAGCGGTCGAGCGGTTTCTTTTCGGGTATAGGAGACCTAGAAACGCAGCTTAGTCAAGGGATTGCCCAAGTTGGCAGTGACATGAGTAACTTTTCTGGAAGTTTTCCAAGTGGTCTAAGTCCAGTATGGGTTTCAAAGGTCAATCAGAAATGGAACGACCGTGTGAAGCGGATGAGAGATACTTCTAGTCCTGCGGATTTCAGGAAGTTGGAGGAGAGGGAAGCGGATTATGAATTGGTTAATGTAAAATTCCAATCGGTTTTTGAAAAAGCTCAAAAAGGGTTTAGTCTAATTGATGAAGATATTCAAGCGGTTGAAAAATATCTTGAAAAATATCCACAAGCAAAAATCCCGGAACATCTGCAAGATGCAATAATTCGGTTTGAAAAACAAAAAGAAAATCAAATGACAGTCGAGGAAAAAATCGAGGATGCGACTCATGGGGCAGTAACTGATGTAAGTTTAGGTGGATTATCTTACTTGCTTACTAAGGAGAATGGATTGGCGTCAAAAATAGGTTATTCACTAGGGACAATTTTTGATGATGCGGCAGGACCGATTGCCCGTTCTACTAATGATGCAATTCGCGCTAGTTATACAGGTGCAATTAATACTGTTGGTGATGCAATAGGATCAACAGTCTTTGGAGCAACTATTGGTTCAGTGATTGGTATGATGCAAGGAGATAGCTCTGGACAGGCAATTGCTGGTTCAGTGATGACGACTGTTACATCGGTAGTGGTTGGACAAGGAATTACCTTAGGTCTTTATTCTATAGGTTTGATTGCTAATGCAACACCAGTGGGTTGGGCCGCTATTGGTATTGGTGTAGCAGCTGGGGCAATATCATCATGGCTATATAATTCCGATTTTATGGGTATGAGAAGTGTTGCTCAAGATTGGGGAGAGAATATGGATGAAACATTTTCTAATATAGGAACTGCATTTAAAAATGTAGGAGATTTTTTATGGGGAAATTAA